One segment of Oceanispirochaeta sp. DNA contains the following:
- a CDS encoding RNA-binding domain-containing protein produces MTINQIKELLTQGENLNIEFKEAYNALPTNLFETICAFLNTDGGTILLGVSDKGEIKGVNPAAKDQMKANLANLSNNPQKLDLPYLLFPKDYEMGGKWIITVQVPLSSQLHKTGGQIYLRSEDGDYRVQGTEQLAGLLNRKLGLFSEQRPQQMATLDDLRPELFDKVRALMHAYNSSHPWIQLSNEELLQIGGFYTIDKETGKNCLTLAALLLFGSDLAIQRAVPAYKFDCLLRRNDEERYDDRVEIRTNLIDAYDQMMAFVDKHLNDPFYLEGDMRISLMDKIFREAISNIISHRDYMSASPGRLIIYNDRVILDNPCTQHFFGEITPENLHPYSHNPTLCKFMIQLGRFDELGSGVRNINKYLPLYSKGAKPVFKEDKQYFQLTLPLEGPVKGPVDSQKSSEKSSEKSSEKIVSLMAENPNITIAELSKAVGIGDRAIEKNIAALQSQNKIKRVGPDKGGHWEVLK; encoded by the coding sequence ATGACAATCAACCAGATTAAAGAACTCCTCACCCAAGGTGAAAACCTCAACATTGAATTCAAAGAAGCCTACAATGCACTCCCCACAAACCTCTTTGAAACAATATGCGCCTTCCTCAACACCGATGGAGGAACAATCCTCCTGGGAGTCTCAGACAAAGGAGAAATCAAAGGCGTTAACCCCGCTGCAAAAGACCAAATGAAAGCCAACCTGGCTAACCTATCCAATAATCCTCAAAAACTGGATCTCCCGTACCTCCTGTTTCCAAAAGACTATGAAATGGGTGGAAAATGGATCATTACAGTGCAAGTACCCCTCAGTTCCCAGCTCCATAAAACCGGAGGGCAGATCTACCTCCGCAGTGAAGACGGCGATTACAGAGTTCAGGGAACTGAACAATTGGCAGGTCTTTTAAACCGTAAACTTGGACTCTTCTCCGAACAACGCCCCCAGCAGATGGCCACTCTGGACGATTTACGCCCTGAACTCTTTGATAAAGTCAGAGCCTTAATGCACGCCTACAACTCCAGCCATCCCTGGATACAGTTAAGCAACGAAGAGCTGCTTCAAATCGGCGGATTCTATACCATCGACAAAGAAACAGGAAAGAATTGTTTAACCCTGGCAGCTCTCCTTCTTTTTGGAAGTGATCTGGCAATTCAACGAGCCGTCCCGGCCTATAAATTTGATTGCCTTCTCCGCCGCAATGATGAGGAACGCTATGATGACCGGGTAGAAATTAGAACCAACTTGATTGATGCCTATGATCAGATGATGGCCTTTGTTGATAAACATTTAAATGACCCTTTCTATTTGGAAGGGGATATGCGTATCAGTCTGATGGACAAGATCTTCCGGGAAGCCATCTCCAATATTATCTCCCATCGGGATTATATGAGTGCCTCTCCTGGCCGGTTGATCATATACAATGATAGGGTGATCTTAGACAATCCCTGTACGCAGCATTTTTTTGGAGAAATCACACCGGAGAACCTGCATCCCTATTCCCATAATCCCACTCTCTGCAAATTTATGATACAGCTGGGACGTTTTGATGAATTAGGTTCGGGAGTTCGAAATATTAACAAGTATCTCCCCCTCTATTCAAAGGGAGCCAAACCGGTCTTCAAAGAAGACAAACAGTACTTTCAATTAACCCTTCCTTTAGAAGGTCCAGTCAAGGGTCCAGTCGATTCCCAGAAAAGTTCGGAGAAAAGTTCGGAGAAAAGTTCGGAGAAAATTGTATCTCTAATGGCTGAAAATCCGAATATAACAATAGCGGAACTATCAAAAGCCGTCGGGATTGGAGATAGGGCTATAGAGAAGAACATTGCAGCACTGCAAAGTCAGAATAAAATCAAGCGAGTCGGACCAGACAAAGGCGGTCATTGGGAGGTTCTCAAATAA